From a single Helicovermis profundi genomic region:
- the uvrC gene encoding excinuclease ABC subunit UvrC, with protein MFDIKEQLKKLPDKPGVYLMKDKRNNIIYVGKSKCLKNRVSSYFRGFNSHAPKVQTMVVNIEEFEYIITDTEMEALILEQTLIKKYKPRFNIALKDDKQYPYVKITIKEDYPRVFVTRRVTKDKSLYFGPYTNVYALNQMMEIIHKVYPIRKCNKKLKKSGERPCLNFHIKQCIGPCTGNANKEEYDKYIREISEIFSGKYELLFEIIKSKMTSYAEKLNFEKAAEYRDIMNSMRLLSEKQKAVSPVDINQDVFGLYSLKDKTCIMCFFVRGGKIIGREKFVIEETHRIKKETILSKFVFQYYSGVQLVPKEILLPFKLEDGELFSQWINNKTKTKVNVIIPQKGEKKKLINMVVNNAIEYLDKFEDSINIKLNNNKKINDDLKEILNTDNVFRIESYDISNMYGVYSVGSMVVYEGLEKKRTDYRRFKIKTIEGPNDYGSMQEILFRRFERGIEERKNIERNFSLNKDKFIIFPDLLLIDGGKGHVNAVLEILSALKLNIPVIGMVKNDKHQTEKLYYNNNYYNLKEKKELYKFIYGVQEEVHRFAINYHRNLRSKEMTQSILEEIDGIGKIKRMELLKEFKSIENIKNAKISELRKVSGITEILAKKINEYFNTII; from the coding sequence ATGTTTGATATTAAAGAACAACTTAAAAAACTTCCCGATAAGCCAGGCGTTTATTTAATGAAAGATAAGAGAAACAATATTATATATGTTGGTAAGTCAAAATGTTTAAAGAATCGAGTGAGTTCATATTTTAGAGGGTTTAATTCACATGCTCCTAAAGTTCAAACTATGGTAGTAAATATTGAGGAATTTGAGTATATAATTACTGATACTGAAATGGAAGCACTTATTTTAGAGCAAACGCTAATAAAAAAATATAAACCAAGATTTAATATTGCACTAAAAGATGATAAACAATACCCTTATGTAAAAATAACGATTAAAGAAGATTATCCAAGAGTTTTTGTTACAAGAAGAGTTACAAAAGATAAATCACTTTATTTTGGTCCCTATACCAATGTTTATGCATTGAATCAAATGATGGAAATTATTCATAAAGTTTACCCGATTAGAAAATGTAATAAAAAACTTAAAAAATCGGGTGAAAGACCTTGTTTAAATTTTCATATAAAACAGTGTATCGGTCCATGCACTGGAAATGCAAACAAAGAGGAATATGATAAATATATACGAGAAATATCAGAAATTTTTAGTGGAAAGTACGAATTGCTCTTTGAGATTATTAAAAGTAAAATGACAAGTTATGCAGAAAAACTAAATTTTGAAAAAGCTGCTGAGTATAGAGATATAATGAATTCTATGAGGCTGCTTAGCGAAAAACAAAAGGCTGTTTCACCTGTCGATATAAATCAAGATGTATTTGGTTTATATAGCCTTAAAGATAAAACTTGTATAATGTGTTTTTTTGTAAGAGGTGGAAAAATAATTGGTAGAGAAAAATTTGTGATTGAAGAAACGCATAGAATTAAAAAAGAAACAATTTTATCAAAATTTGTTTTTCAATATTATTCCGGTGTTCAATTAGTTCCAAAAGAAATTTTACTTCCTTTTAAACTTGAGGATGGTGAGTTGTTTTCACAGTGGATTAACAATAAAACGAAAACAAAAGTTAATGTGATTATTCCTCAAAAAGGGGAAAAGAAAAAACTAATAAATATGGTTGTAAATAATGCAATAGAGTATTTAGATAAATTTGAAGATAGTATTAATATTAAATTAAATAATAATAAAAAAATAAATGATGACCTTAAAGAAATTTTAAATACGGATAATGTTTTTAGAATCGAATCCTATGATATTTCAAATATGTATGGTGTTTATTCGGTAGGATCTATGGTTGTTTATGAAGGACTTGAGAAAAAGAGAACTGACTATAGAAGATTTAAAATTAAAACAATTGAAGGTCCTAATGACTATGGTTCAATGCAAGAAATTTTATTTAGGCGATTTGAGAGAGGTATAGAGGAAAGGAAAAATATTGAAAGAAATTTTTCTTTGAATAAAGATAAATTTATAATTTTTCCTGATTTGTTATTAATAGATGGTGGTAAAGGTCATGTAAATGCAGTTTTGGAAATTTTAAGTGCGCTGAAATTAAATATACCCGTAATAGGTATGGTAAAAAATGATAAGCATCAAACGGAAAAATTATATTATAATAACAATTACTATAATTTGAAAGAAAAAAAAGAATTGTACAAATTTATTTATGGAGTGCAAGAAGAAGTACATAGATTTGCAATTAACTATCATAGAAATTTAAGAAGTAAAGAAATGACACAATCAATTCTTGAAGAGATAGATGGAATTGGTAAAATTAAACGCATGGAATTATTAAAAGAGTTTAAGTCAATTGAAAATATAAAAAATGCCAAAATATCTGAAT